One window of Stigmatopora nigra isolate UIUO_SnigA chromosome 14, RoL_Snig_1.1, whole genome shotgun sequence genomic DNA carries:
- the fibpa gene encoding fibroblast growth factor (acidic) intracellular binding protein a isoform X3, which translates to MAFELDVFVGNTTIMDEEVYQLWLDGYTVNDAVKFRMEGGALEECEASTDVLMSDTMDQYRTFQMCERLLHSPSKLANQLLFQIPPHRQAVLIERYYDFDDAFVREVLGKKLSKGTKKDLDDISAKTSVTLKSCRRQFDNFKRVFKMVEELKGPLVENIRQHFLLSDKLARDYAAIVFFANNRFETGKRKLQYLTFQDFAFCAGQLISNWTVGAVDNMVDDMDVDLDKEFLQELKELKILISDKDLLDQHKSLVCTALRGKTKAFPEMEANFKNLSRGLVNIAVKLTNTKDVRDFFIDLVEKFIEPCRSDRWTAADTRLYLTHYANSAHILDTFKCRLSGLTVQL; encoded by the exons ATGGCGTTCGAACTTGATGTGTTTGTGGGTAACACCACCATCATGGATGAGGAGGTTTATCAGCTCTGGTTGGATGGATATACAG TGAATGATGCGGTGAAGTTCCGAATGGAGGGTGGAGCACTGGAAGAGTGTGAGGCCAGCACGGACGTGCTGATGAGTGACACCATGGACCAGTACAGAACTTTCCAGATGTGCGAGCGTCTTCTGCACAGCCCCTCAAAACTGGCCAATCAGCTGCTATTTCAGATTCCCCCTCATCGACAAGCCGTACTCATTGAGAG GTATTATGACTTCGATGATGCATTTGTGCGTGAAGTCCTGGGCAAGAAACTCTCCAAGGGGACCAAGAAAGACTTGGATGACATCAGCGCCAAAACGAGTGTAACTCTCAAAAGCTGCAGACGGCAG TTTGACAACTTCAAGCGGGTTTTCAAAATGGTGGAAGAGTTGAAGGGCCCTCTAGTGGAGAATATACGTCAGCATTTCCTTCTGTCGGACAAGCTTGCAAG GGATTACGCAGCCATTGTGTTCTTTGCCAACAATCGCTTTGAGACGGGGAAGAGAAAGCTGCAATATCTCACGTTCCAGGACTTTGCTTTCTGCGCTGGACAACTTATCAGCAACTGGACCGTCGGTGCAGTCG ATAACATGGTGGACGACATGGACGTAGATCTGGACAAAGAATTTCTCCAAGAACTGAAAGAATTGAAGATTCTAATTTCTGACAAGGATCTGCTGGATCAACACAAAAG TCTTGTGTGCACAGCTCTCCGTGGAAAAACCAAAGCTTTTCCTGAGATGGAGGCCAATTTCAAG AATCTTTCCAGAGGGTTGGTGAACATCGCCGTCAAGTTAACCAACACCAAAGACGTCCGTGATTTCTTCATCGACCTCGTGGaaaag TTCATCGAACCATGTCGCTCGGACCGATGGACGGCGGCCGACACCAGGCTTTACTTGACGCATTACGCCAACTCCGCACACATACTGGACACCTTCAA
- the LOC144207643 gene encoding uncharacterized protein LOC144207643 → MLAKILEQMWVEPEVLEALSEEQKKILFLKMREEQVRRWREREEQEEEEDITTSRPKKATRKHVSWLLGRDGDVCVRVIGQVDVFNSSKLLHNLFNDRLCCDNMNGIQTADVQAGEKALQLGFKEGSQLAFTEDTTNGCDSPNSHSSQDEMDSDCADDDPKDPGEGSDSESGSSSDNLGDWAPLCGPRFSRHGNKRALKSQLFHAEMVSPRARDAWQVEENKSEYGGRVAQLRKAFGCAPSNSFNKPPLPAKTSPLLTRHMPLIH, encoded by the exons ATGCTGGCTAAAATCCTGGAGCAGATGTGGGTGGAGCCGGAGGTGCTGGAGGCTCTGAGCGAAGAGCAGAAGAAGATCCTCTTCCTGAAGATGAGAGAAGAGCAGGTACGCCGCTGGAGGGAAAGAGAGGaacaggaagaggaggaggacatcACCACAAGCAGACCCAAGAAAG CCACTCGTAAGCACGTGAGCTGGCTCCTGGGTCGTGACGGAGACGTGTGCGTTCGTGTGATTGGACAAGTGGATGTATTCAATTCATCCAAACTTCTCCACAACCTTTTCAATGACAG GCTGTGCTGTGATAATATGAATGGCATCCAGACAGCAGATGTGCAGGCAGGAGAAAAGGCCCTGCAGCTTGGTTTTAAAGAAGGAAGCCAACTAGCTTTTACTGAGGACACCACA AATGGTTGTGACTCACCAAATAGCCACTCCTCTCAGGACGAGATGGACTCCGACTGTGCGGATGATGACCCGAAGGACCCCGGCGAGGGCAGCGACAGTGAATCAGGCAGCAGCTCGGACAACCTCGGCGACTGGGCTCCTCTCTGCGGGCCCCGTTTtagtcgccatggcaacaaacGTGCACTCAAAAGCCAGCTGTTCCACGCAGAGATGGTCAGCCCACGGGCCAGAG ATGCCTGGCAGgttgaagaaaacaaaagtgaaTACGGTGGAAGAGTGGCCCAGCTCAGAAAAGCATTTGGATGTGCTCCTTCAAACAGCTTCAACAAGCCTCCATTACCTGCCAAAACTTCTCCTCTACTGACCAGGCACATGCCGTTGATCCATTAG
- the fibpa gene encoding fibroblast growth factor (acidic) intracellular binding protein a isoform X1: MAFELDVFVGNTTIMDEEVYQLWLDGYTVNDAVKFRMEGGALEECEASTDVLMSDTMDQYRTFQMCERLLHSPSKLANQLLFQIPPHRQAVLIERYYDFDDAFVREVLGKKLSKGTKKDLDDISAKTSVTLKSCRRQFDNFKRVFKMVEELKGPLVENIRQHFLLSDKLARDYAAIVFFANNRFETGKRKLQYLTFQDFAFCAGQLISNWTVGAVDNMVDDMDVDLDKEFLQELKELKILISDKDLLDQHKSLVCTALRGKTKAFPEMEANFKNLSRGLVNIAVKLTNTKDVRDFFIDLVEKFIEPCRSDRWTAADTRLYLTHYANSAHILDTFKHQVVWDRYMGVIKSCIFKMYHD, translated from the exons ATGGCGTTCGAACTTGATGTGTTTGTGGGTAACACCACCATCATGGATGAGGAGGTTTATCAGCTCTGGTTGGATGGATATACAG TGAATGATGCGGTGAAGTTCCGAATGGAGGGTGGAGCACTGGAAGAGTGTGAGGCCAGCACGGACGTGCTGATGAGTGACACCATGGACCAGTACAGAACTTTCCAGATGTGCGAGCGTCTTCTGCACAGCCCCTCAAAACTGGCCAATCAGCTGCTATTTCAGATTCCCCCTCATCGACAAGCCGTACTCATTGAGAG GTATTATGACTTCGATGATGCATTTGTGCGTGAAGTCCTGGGCAAGAAACTCTCCAAGGGGACCAAGAAAGACTTGGATGACATCAGCGCCAAAACGAGTGTAACTCTCAAAAGCTGCAGACGGCAG TTTGACAACTTCAAGCGGGTTTTCAAAATGGTGGAAGAGTTGAAGGGCCCTCTAGTGGAGAATATACGTCAGCATTTCCTTCTGTCGGACAAGCTTGCAAG GGATTACGCAGCCATTGTGTTCTTTGCCAACAATCGCTTTGAGACGGGGAAGAGAAAGCTGCAATATCTCACGTTCCAGGACTTTGCTTTCTGCGCTGGACAACTTATCAGCAACTGGACCGTCGGTGCAGTCG ATAACATGGTGGACGACATGGACGTAGATCTGGACAAAGAATTTCTCCAAGAACTGAAAGAATTGAAGATTCTAATTTCTGACAAGGATCTGCTGGATCAACACAAAAG TCTTGTGTGCACAGCTCTCCGTGGAAAAACCAAAGCTTTTCCTGAGATGGAGGCCAATTTCAAG AATCTTTCCAGAGGGTTGGTGAACATCGCCGTCAAGTTAACCAACACCAAAGACGTCCGTGATTTCTTCATCGACCTCGTGGaaaag TTCATCGAACCATGTCGCTCGGACCGATGGACGGCGGCCGACACCAGGCTTTACTTGACGCATTACGCCAACTCCGCACACATACTGGACACCTTCAA ACATCAAGTGGTGTGGGACAGATACATGGGCGTTATCAAAAGCTGCATCTTCAAAATGTATCACGACTGA
- the ccdc85b gene encoding coiled-coil domain-containing protein 85B isoform X1, giving the protein MWVPPGLEFEETMSNEGEVPTPRELSKMSDEDLLACSKEDLLSRLRKEESEKISALVQRGRLIKEVNKQLQGHLLEIRELKVINQRLQEENTELRDLCCFLDDDRLKVKKLAREWQHFGHHAAKVMREDLGGYLKKLAELERTQDGLLKENLDLKELCLVLEEECSGRGGDSSPAGSAELALPCMAARDLGDGSSSTGSVGSPDQLRSVCSPDD; this is encoded by the exons ATGTGGGTACCTCCAG GGCTTGAATTTGAGGAGACAATGAGCAACGAAGGGGAGGTGCCGACGCCGCGGGAACTGTCCAAGATGTCGGACGAGGACCTGCTGGCGTGCTCCAAGGAAGACCTGCTGAGCCGCCTACGTAAGGAGGAGTCGGAGAAGATCTCGGCTCTGGTCCAGCGGGGCCGCCTCATCAAGGAGGTGAACAAGCAGCTCCAAGGCCACCTGCTAGAGATCCGAGAGCTTAAAGTCATCAACCAGCGCCTGCAGGAGGAGAACACCGAGCTGCGCGACCTGTGCTGCTTCCTGGACGACGACCGGCTGAAGGTGAAGAAGCTGGCGCGGGAGTGGCAGCACTTTGGCCACCACGCCGCCAAGGTCATGCGCGAGGACCTGGGCGGTTATCTGAAGAAGCTGGCCGAGCTAGAGCGCACGCAGGACGGACTACTCAAGGAGAACCTGGACTTGAAGGAGCTCTGCCTGGTCCTGGAAGAGGAGTGCTCGGGCCGGGGCGGAGATTCTAGCCCCGCCGGCTCCGCCGAGCTGGCCTTGCCCTGCATGGCGGCCCGGGACCTGGGCGACGGGAGCTCCAGCACGGGGAGCGTAGGGAGCCCTGACCAGCTCCGCTCCGTATGCTCGCCCGACGACTGA
- the fosl1a gene encoding fos-related antigen 1a, which yields MISRMYRGHGRGNPAFVGASGSNATSLESSGTSTTQEQKQTSSNRFVPSLNTITTNQDLQWLVQPTLEQPPGPSRSPVPPYPSLSGWRLQAPPQHYVRAGVIRAGAAPTRRRTDDHLSFEEMERRRIRRERNKLAAAKCRNRRRELTDTLQNETDQLEDEKSSLQNEIAELQKQKEKLELVLEAHRPICKIQDSDSDSDVPLTSLASVKMEPEEYLAPGPAPVKAEKVRPQIRLPAKSAAASSSTAQTSSSQDSESLHTPVLASTPSLTPLVTSMIFTYPSAPVDVPQQAPRPCGAAHRRSSSSGDQSDHSLHSPTILTL from the exons ATGATTTCAAG GATGTACCGAGGTCACGGAAGAGGAAACCCGGCGTTCGTGGGGGCTTCTGGTTCCAACGCGACTTCCCTGGAAAGCTCAGGGACTTCCACTACTCAAGAGCAG AAGCAAACCAGTTCCAACCGATTCGTACCGAGCCTGAACACCATCACCACCAACCAAGACCTCCAGTGGCTGGTCCAGCCGACCCTCGAGCAGCCTCCGGGTCCGTCACGGTCTCCGGTGCCGCCGTACCCCTCCCTCTCCGGATGGCGTCTCCAGGCTCCGCCCCAACATTACGTCAGAGCAGGCGTCATTAGGGCCGGTGCAGCCCCCACACGGCGAAGGACCGACGATCAT CTGTCTTTTGAGGAGATGGAAAGACGGCGAATAAGGAGAGAGCGCAACAAACTGGCTGCAGCCAAATGTCGCAATCGACGGCGTGAGCTGACTGACACACTGCAAAAC GAGACAGACCAATTGGAGGACGAAAAGAGCTCTTTACAGAATGAAATCGCCGAGTTGCAGAAACAGAAAGAGAAGCTGGAGCTGGTCTTGGAAGCTCACCGTCCCATCTGTAAAATCCAAGACTCTGACTCCGATTCTGACGTCCCTCTCACGTCCTTGGCGTCCGTCAAGATGGAGCCCGAGGAGTACCTCGCCCCCGGGCCGGCACCCGTCAAAGCCGAGAAGGTCAGACCCCAAATCAGGCTACCCGCCAAAAGCGCGGCGGCATCGTCCTCCACTGCCCAGACGTCATCCAGCCAGGACTCGGAGTCCCTGCACACCCCTGTCCTAGCCTCCACCCCGTCCCTCACCCCTTTAGTGACCAGCATGATTTTCACTTACCCTTCGGCTCCCGTCGACGTTCCCCAGCAGGCTCCGCGGCCTTGCGGGGCGGCGCACCGGCGCAGCAGCAGTAGTGGCGATCAATCCGATCACTCCTTACACTCGCCCACCATCCTAACACTTTGA
- the fibpa gene encoding fibroblast growth factor (acidic) intracellular binding protein a isoform X2: MAFELDVFVGNTTIMDEEVYQLWLDGYTVNDAVKFRMEGGALEECEASTDVLMSDTMDQYRTFQMCERLLHSPSKLANQLLFQIPPHRQAVLIERYYDFDDAFVREVLGKKLSKGTKKDLDDISAKTSVTLKSCRRQFDNFKRVFKMVEELKGPLVENIRQHFLLSDKLARDYAAIVFFANNRFETGKRKLQYLTFQDFAFCAGQLISNWTVGAVDNMVDDMDVDLDKEFLQELKELKILISDKDLLDQHKSLVCTALRGKTKAFPEMEANFKNLSRGLVNIAVKLTNTKDVRDFFIDLVEKFIEPCRSDRWTAADTRLYLTHYANSAHILDTFKRVAAKTDVFGKLNKVR, from the exons ATGGCGTTCGAACTTGATGTGTTTGTGGGTAACACCACCATCATGGATGAGGAGGTTTATCAGCTCTGGTTGGATGGATATACAG TGAATGATGCGGTGAAGTTCCGAATGGAGGGTGGAGCACTGGAAGAGTGTGAGGCCAGCACGGACGTGCTGATGAGTGACACCATGGACCAGTACAGAACTTTCCAGATGTGCGAGCGTCTTCTGCACAGCCCCTCAAAACTGGCCAATCAGCTGCTATTTCAGATTCCCCCTCATCGACAAGCCGTACTCATTGAGAG GTATTATGACTTCGATGATGCATTTGTGCGTGAAGTCCTGGGCAAGAAACTCTCCAAGGGGACCAAGAAAGACTTGGATGACATCAGCGCCAAAACGAGTGTAACTCTCAAAAGCTGCAGACGGCAG TTTGACAACTTCAAGCGGGTTTTCAAAATGGTGGAAGAGTTGAAGGGCCCTCTAGTGGAGAATATACGTCAGCATTTCCTTCTGTCGGACAAGCTTGCAAG GGATTACGCAGCCATTGTGTTCTTTGCCAACAATCGCTTTGAGACGGGGAAGAGAAAGCTGCAATATCTCACGTTCCAGGACTTTGCTTTCTGCGCTGGACAACTTATCAGCAACTGGACCGTCGGTGCAGTCG ATAACATGGTGGACGACATGGACGTAGATCTGGACAAAGAATTTCTCCAAGAACTGAAAGAATTGAAGATTCTAATTTCTGACAAGGATCTGCTGGATCAACACAAAAG TCTTGTGTGCACAGCTCTCCGTGGAAAAACCAAAGCTTTTCCTGAGATGGAGGCCAATTTCAAG AATCTTTCCAGAGGGTTGGTGAACATCGCCGTCAAGTTAACCAACACCAAAGACGTCCGTGATTTCTTCATCGACCTCGTGGaaaag TTCATCGAACCATGTCGCTCGGACCGATGGACGGCGGCCGACACCAGGCTTTACTTGACGCATTACGCCAACTCCGCACACATACTGGACACCTTCAA GCGAGTCGCTGCTAAAACAGACGTCTTTGGTAAACTAAACAAAGTTAGATAA
- the yif1a gene encoding protein YIF1A — protein MDLPHQGYRASKQRGRGPPTGGESMLFDDTSTSGMNTQGSYYTPGYNMAGTSTGMQGGVNNLFADPMANAAVMYGSSLANQGKDMVNKEISRYMSVNKLKYFFAVDTRYVLKKLMILMFPYTHQDWEVRYHRDTPLTPKQDVNAPDLYIPAMAFITYILLAGMALGIQKRFSPEVLGLCASTALAWLVIEVMVMLLGLYLLTVHSDLSTFDLLAYSGYKYVGMIFTVLCGLLFGSDGYFVALAWSSCALMFFIVRSLKMKILTSLASDSMSTGAKPQVRMYITVVTAIFQPLIIYWLTSHLVR, from the exons ATGGATTTGCCACATCAAGGATATCGAGCAA GTAAACAGAGGGGACGCGGACCCCCTACGGGCGGCGAATCAATGCTTTTTGACGACACCAGCACCTCAGGGATGAACACTCAGGGTAGTTACTACACTCCAGGCTACAACATGGCGGGAACCTCAACGGGCATGCAAGGCGGTGTCAACAACTTGTTCGCCGATCCAATGGCCAACGCTGCCGTTATGTACGGCTCATCGCTGGCCAACCAAGGCAAGGATATGGTAAACAAAGAG ATCAGCAGATACATGTCCGTGAACAAGCTGAAATATTTCTTTGCTGTGGACACCAGATATGTGCTGAAGAAACTCATGATTCTCATGTTCCCGTATACGCACCAG GATTGGGAGGTTCGCTACCACCGAGATACTCCGTTGACTCCAAAACAAGACGTGAATGCACCTGATCTTTACATCCCAG CCATGGCATTCATTACCTACATATTACTGGCCGGAATGGCTCTGGGCATTCAAAAAAG GTTTAGCCCGGAGGTGTTGGGACTTTGTGCCAGCACGGCATTGGCGTGGCTGGTCATTGAAGTGATGGTAATGCTGCTCGGCTTGTACTTGCTGACCGTGCACAGCGACCTGTCCACGTTCGACCTCCTAGCCTACAGCGGATACAAATACGTcgg GATGATCTTCACCGTGCTCTGCGGACTCCTGTTCGGAAGCGACGGCTACTTTGTGGCTCTAGCCTGGTCTTCTTGTGCCCTTATGTTCTTCATT GTGCGCTCCCTGAAAATGAAGATCCTGACGTCCCTGGCGTCCGACTCCATGTCCACCGGCGCCAAACCCCAAGTGCGAATGTACATCACTGTGGTCACCGCCATTTTTCAGCCGCTCATAATTTACTGGCTCACCTCACACTTGGTCAGGTGA
- the ccdc85b gene encoding coiled-coil domain-containing protein 85B isoform X2, producing the protein MSNEGEVPTPRELSKMSDEDLLACSKEDLLSRLRKEESEKISALVQRGRLIKEVNKQLQGHLLEIRELKVINQRLQEENTELRDLCCFLDDDRLKVKKLAREWQHFGHHAAKVMREDLGGYLKKLAELERTQDGLLKENLDLKELCLVLEEECSGRGGDSSPAGSAELALPCMAARDLGDGSSSTGSVGSPDQLRSVCSPDD; encoded by the coding sequence ATGAGCAACGAAGGGGAGGTGCCGACGCCGCGGGAACTGTCCAAGATGTCGGACGAGGACCTGCTGGCGTGCTCCAAGGAAGACCTGCTGAGCCGCCTACGTAAGGAGGAGTCGGAGAAGATCTCGGCTCTGGTCCAGCGGGGCCGCCTCATCAAGGAGGTGAACAAGCAGCTCCAAGGCCACCTGCTAGAGATCCGAGAGCTTAAAGTCATCAACCAGCGCCTGCAGGAGGAGAACACCGAGCTGCGCGACCTGTGCTGCTTCCTGGACGACGACCGGCTGAAGGTGAAGAAGCTGGCGCGGGAGTGGCAGCACTTTGGCCACCACGCCGCCAAGGTCATGCGCGAGGACCTGGGCGGTTATCTGAAGAAGCTGGCCGAGCTAGAGCGCACGCAGGACGGACTACTCAAGGAGAACCTGGACTTGAAGGAGCTCTGCCTGGTCCTGGAAGAGGAGTGCTCGGGCCGGGGCGGAGATTCTAGCCCCGCCGGCTCCGCCGAGCTGGCCTTGCCCTGCATGGCGGCCCGGGACCTGGGCGACGGGAGCTCCAGCACGGGGAGCGTAGGGAGCCCTGACCAGCTCCGCTCCGTATGCTCGCCCGACGACTGA